The nucleotide sequence AAGTAAATTGCGCTGTCAATCCTTTGCATGTCTACTTCATGCCATCCTCATACTGAGCGGGCTTTCAGCGGCATTGCCTCCGTAGCCCTCGCCTGTGTCGTCTGGAAGCTgatcaatgtcaatacattgatggtcaagatggtcACCCAGAGCTTTAGGGCCTTTCATCTGGAAATTGCGAGGTTTTGTGCTAATGCTAGGGGATAACTGACCCTTATGGTGTTCGAGAATCACATTTTGTAGGCCGAGGCGAATGCCTCACGTGAATGCCTGACATCGTATTCGCTGTGTTGAAATCTAACGTCGTAGGCAACGCTACGTCATGGAGGTCATGTACTTCGTTCAGAGTTGGTATTTGCACAGAAACTGCTGTCCACATCCCCATACACTCTTGTGCTAATCATTTTTCCGCTTTTCAGTCTCCAAGTATGTCGTATTTTGATCCTAACACTCCAGACATCGTGCTGAAGAGCTTATTCATGAAGTACGACACGGATGGAAGTGGAGGGCTCGGGGCTGACGAGCTCAAAGTCCTTCTGAAAGACGACTTTGGGCTCACGGAGGACCAGGCCAAAACATACGCCCTGGTCCTCGACAAGGACGGCAACAAAAACGTCACATTTGATGAGTTCGCAGCCTGGTTACGTAGCGGAGAAAGATTTCAGACAATACACGACAAGACCCGGTATTTCTACCTGAAGAAAGCTGTGGAATTGTTCAATAAATTTGATGCTGACGGGAGTCATACGCTGGATCACGAGGAGTTCAGACAAGTCTTGGCGAGCACGGAGGCCAAGTCGGTGAATGTGGAAGAGGCTTTGAAGGCACTTGATAGTGATGGAAACGGGCGTATCTCGTTCCCCGAATTTCTCAAGTGGCTCAATTGGGTGCCAGCGGCTACCTTTGAGTAAACGATAGGCTATAACAAACGTATCCTGTATGAAACATTAAAGGGCTACTGTAGGTAAATGGACGCTGGTGTGAACTAGGGGATCAAATTGGCTGATGCTGATATGTTTACTCAATGCGATACTGAGTATAGAAATAAGTGGTGATCGCTTTGGGAGACTCGGACTGTATAGATGATAGGCGAAGCTTGGATGAGATACTAGCAATCTCCCCCTTGGTGATAATGAATAATTACCATCATTGAAGTAGGATACTTCCATGTGTGATGTTTCCACTCTTCAGAGGAGCGATCACTTTAAATAAAGTTCTTTATGAGCGAAGTTTACTCTTTCGATTTGGGGAGTAAGTCGTCTTATAAATTTGATTGCTTCGGCTCAAGTGTGTGTCGAGGTCACTTCCAAAAACCCATGGTGCATTTGAACTAACAAAGAGCATCAAGGGCCTATTTTGCTTATTAAACGTTCATAGCTTCTTAAAGAGTCGTTGTTACTTCTTTGCAGTGGCTTACCTACACATATGtccagtgccccccccccccccccccccccaaacaccgATGACCCAAATAAGGCGTTTGGATGAAAATCTTCCTTCAGAAACGACGAGACCAAGAATCACCCTTCAAAAATCCTGTGTATGGAGTGAATTCTTTTCATTATCTGTTACCAGATGGCGCCTCGATCGCTCGCCAGCGATTCACGAAGCGAAATGTTTTCCCTCATTTGGGAATtcatttttttaccattttaaAAAGCGATGGCCGCTCTAGCTGTATATTGTATGGAAACAATACGATATGAAGATCAACTTAAAGCGGTGGTCTAATGGTATACGTCTCATCTTTATATCAAACAATTGTAACAGACTGAATTCCAAAATTCTGCCGTCATCAATACCACTTTGCCCGACTTAAAGTATCCCTCCGCACAATGGCGCGATGATAATCCTATTAAACTGCGGCTAGCCGTTTAGTACTCTTACAGAAGAGGTGGGCAGATTAAAGGGCACATTCCGCATGcaaaaatgtacacaatatgGTCTGTACATTTTTGAGGTGACTTAATTTTAGATTTAGTGGCAGTTCTTTCCAAAAATTAAGTCCATTTTCAGAATAAAAGATTAAGATGGTCGTGAACTGGATTATACTCTAAATCTGTTGAGCGTGTTCTTCCCCTCAATCACCGCTTATCCCTAACATTTATCACCTGCTTTCTGCAGTGTCATTTCGTttatgaaaacatgtttttgaaaagTATGAAGTTAAAGACCCCTTTTCCAAAATATCTCAGTACATGACCTCGAGTCATACCGTACGCTTTTGAAGTAAATCTTATTAATTGTGAGTTCATTCAGTGCGTCTTCGATGAGACTCCGCTTTGCACCAGCATTTTAATGGCAACAACTCGAGTGAATTTCAACTTTTACACCAACTTCGGTGGTACATTTTCACCATTAGACTGCATAGCGGGTCGTCCTCATGTACATAGCCCGTTTGAAAACACATGTCTTTCGAACCGTTCGTGCATACTTTCCAAACGCTAATGGTAATTAATGAGGTCAGTCATCACGAAACTAACGATATTTACTACACAACTCGTCCACAAAATAATATGAGATTGTTGTCATGGTTTTACAGCAAGACGGCGCTCTGACCAGTAAGCGTTCCGTCCAATAAATAAGTAATGATATATACTAATCCTAATTGTTGCGTTGTTATCTGAATATTATTGTAAACAAAGCTCATTCTATGCTTCGAAggcaaaaacaaatgaaaaatacaCACATCAACAAGTAAACTTCGGTTGGAATGGCCCAAATCAACAACTTCGATTTATCCCCAAATCACCACAAGGTCagaacattttcacaagttatCAAACGTGTAATTCAATTGGCCATAAGCTGCTGAAGTAGGTACAGATTGTGAAGCCTGATTGGCTAAGACCTTGCGTCAACAGGTGGTTTTCTCACGGTGTGATCGGCGGCCGTGACGCGAGTACTCGATGACCTGCGGGTAAGCCAAGGCACGAGGAGGGTTGACTTTGAAATGCCTGTCGCGGGCAGACTACCGGCCAGTGCATTTCCTCATCCTGTTCGTTCCTCCTCTAAGGGAGGGACGTGGCCGGTAAACTGCTGCGTCCCGAGTGTAGTCCAGCGCAGGGAAGACAAGTTGTTCATCTTGTCAGATCAGCCTCCTTTGAAGTGCTACCCTATTATCTAACTCATTTGTGTCGCATCGGGCTAACCAGATACGAGTCAAAGACCTCGTCTTATCAAAGTCGAATTTCCCGCTCATTAATGGGTGACAATGAAATGGTTGATCTTTGGTGGTCTACCCTGGGGCCGCCCTTAATGATGTCTGGAGGAGACTTTGGACGATAATGGTTTGAGACTTGCGAGGCACTGGCGTCACTGCCGGGAACCCCGATAGACAAGCCCAGAGGGACTTGGCCTTCGTGATGCATTCCCAGAAACATAACCAGGAATGATTCTTCAACACGTTTTCATACACATTGCCATTGGTTTCTACGGCCCATTTATCCGTCAAACAAATTAGGTGGTCGTGGGGTGTTAACGGTGTGTGTGCGTGGGGGCAGGCAGAGACTTCTGTAATCCAAGTGCAGGCCCGTAGCTAGCTTTCTGGTAGAGGAGGGGAAGCCATCCCCTATGTTGGTACTTTTGAGGCAAAAATATGGTTTTCAGTGTCTTCCTTCACCTCAAGCAACCCTGCTCTCAGCCCGGCATGGTTGGcgggtaaaaatgttatgatttaCTCAAACAACCATTCCACTTTTTcaattaaaattgatatatttcATTAAATTGGTGTTACTTTTATCAGTAAAACAAATCCATAAATACTCGTGAGAATCACCCAGCCACCAAACTCACAAGtttcaaataaataaaaacagtAAATTTGTTTTCAAGCCCACGGCTCTTCTTCATTGTGCGTCAATTTGcaggaaaaaaacatggcggcttAATTTCAGGCCCGCAGCGAATGTGTCATTTCATAGGCTAAATTAACCGCCAAATCCTCCCATATCACAGACAATATGCGTTTAAAGAATTTAAAAATTCGCTCTACTTTCATTAAAACTGGATTCATAAAATCTGAACCGACAATTAAAATCATTTGCGGAATTCCATGCCCCGAAGATATTGTTATGGTTAATTCCTCATTATTCGTGACACAAATCGAATtcgtgaaattattttttcgggtGGAATATGCTATTCATTGTGTTATCTTAGCCCTGGGGCCATGGTCGAAGCTCACCGTGTTGTGTTGTGCGCAGTGCGGGAGTATGGAGTATGTTTGGCGGCGACCAGTTGAAAAGATAACACAAACAATGACCAGGCCTGCATGTGCATCAAAACAGGTACATGTTGTATATGGCAATTTGTATAGATCAAGTCCAGAAACGTTGTTAATAGCAGATCTATAGAAGTGCAATCATCGTCAGAACCCCAAACCTGTCCGACTAGTTTGCACTCACTACTTTGGTGCTTCTAGTAGAGTTAAACACAAGTGCCATCTTTGTTCCAGAATTGGTACTAGATGTCTTTTGGACCACTATTGTAttgaatacattgtacatttaggGTGTGATAAGGCCTACTGGTCTCGGATGAAAACTGTTAGACCGGATATCACGTCCCTGTCTGCAACGAACCTTCTACCGGCGCAGTGCGCTGGAATGTCATTTCTGTCGGAAATCTAACGGTATGTTCCAGCACACTTTCTGGAACCTGCACACAGTCTCTTACTTTTAATCAAAGGGTTTGAGACTGTCGATGATGGCGAGAACACCTGCAGGGTAGGGTACGTTGCTGCACAGTGTTTTAGGAAGGATTTATAACTGGATTACGCGTTTGACGGCAGGTGCAGGACCCTGGGATCGTCTCTCAATCAAGTGTCGCCTATCCCCAGAATGGACCCTCCGACAGGTCTGGAGACAAATCCGACCTACCGCAAATGCGATTTGTAATAGTAACAATGCCTCGTTAGAGAAATGATTTACCGGGTCCAAGAATAGCAGTTCTTGACAAGATTAAAGCACTGATTGAACAGATTGGAATAAGATTTGTCTAAAATCGTATTAAGTCAAAGATATTTGGGGTATAAGCATTGGTTTGTTGATGTTGTGAGTTACATTCGGACGCGGTGAACTCGGCCAAGCTTTTGCTTGCAAACGAGCTGCTCGTGTGATGGACTATCTTGACCAAATGACGAGTCATTTGCTTGGCAAAGTAAGCAGTTGGCTCATAGTGTGGACGTCCAACCCAATTAAACCATGCCCGacgacttaccggcggtgaacatcagtcctaaagtctcctcctggAGAATGGACATACGCAcaacgccggtagatcggcatgtccCAAAGAGGAGATGCTAGCAAACAAATGTTGGCTGGCGTTTGCTCGTGTAGGCGTAAGTAAAGTTCAGTACGAGAACTTGCCCGCCAGACTGAGGTCCAATGGTGTTTGTTCCCATCTAGAAGCTCGTGTTTGCTTGAACGCTTTGAATACTGTTTGTATCGAGCAGAGAAATATAAATCTCAATCTACAAAGTGTAAATAAATCATTTCCACTCAAATCCGCTCCGTACTTATCTATTGACAAAAGCCTGTCCTTTCTATGAATCCCAGCTCAGTATAAAGATAGAAACCAAATACCATGTTTTTAGAAACACCAAGTAACACAGGAATATGTTCTGCCCCACTACTCATAAACAAAATGTAAAGCAAAAAACATTGGACATTTACCAACTAAATGTGGCTTTCAAATGTCTGAGTCATATTTCTGGCGTCTTCTAATGAAAACATTGAGAGAAGATTGTCAACCGAAGTGTGCGAAAGGAAATGCTTGGGACAAGGTCGGCGCTTTCCTGGAACAGTttagaaaaacaacaacagttCCTTTGAAAGAGCATTGGGCAGCCATATCACTACTTTTAACGGATGGAggaagcttcttcttcttcttcagcgttcgatATCTAGTTGATGGccttttttttatttctaagTCCCGTGATGGCCACGAATTTCTAGAACGCCGTGAtcaatttttttcgaaattttctTGTGGCCCTAGTAACTCATGGACCTGGAGCAATACCTTCAGTCACTCGGACAGAcagtagg is from Lineus longissimus chromosome 18, tnLinLong1.2, whole genome shotgun sequence and encodes:
- the LOC135502397 gene encoding squidulin-like, giving the protein MSYFDPNTPDIVLKSLFMKYDTDGSGGLGADELKVLLKDDFGLTEDQAKTYALVLDKDGNKNVTFDEFAAWLRSGERFQTIHDKTRYFYLKKAVELFNKFDADGSHTLDHEEFRQVLASTEAKSVNVEEALKALDSDGNGRISFPEFLKWLNWVPAATFE